One Scylla paramamosain isolate STU-SP2022 chromosome 6, ASM3559412v1, whole genome shotgun sequence DNA segment encodes these proteins:
- the LOC135101360 gene encoding uncharacterized protein LOC135101360 isoform X1: protein MWQGNQDNVAFRNNQSNLPELRDSTTRKFMTSCLLVTVVFTTSMILLVLDTGSATADTRVDQECFQHSAHHSQFGRNWTGRFSQHASPSGICSLRYCMTTSWTIS, encoded by the exons ATGTGGCAAGGCAATCAAG ACAATGTAGCATTCAGAAATAACCAAAGCAACTTACCTGAACTCAGGgactcaacaacaagaaaatttaTGACCAGCTGCCTCTTGGTGACTGTTGTTTTCACAACCTCAATGATTCTGTTGGTGCTGGACACAGGTTCAGCAACTGCTGACACAAGAGTGGATCAGGAGTGCTTTCAACACTCAGCACATCATTCACAATTTGGCAGGAACTGGACAG GAAGGTTTTCACAGCATGCCTCTCCCTCGGGAATCTGCTCGCTGAGATACTGCATGACCACAAGCTGGACCATTTCCTGA
- the LOC135101360 gene encoding uncharacterized protein LOC135101360 isoform X2, which produces MRCLRKVFTACLSLGNLLAEILHDHKLDHFLTLVVTCYWPHTLTSTMRVHDTIRTHWVSAQQLTVQSTIDGVDL; this is translated from the exons ATGAGGTGcttgag GAAGGTTTTCACAGCATGCCTCTCCCTCGGGAATCTGCTCGCTGAGATACTGCATGACCACAAGCTGGACCATTTCCTGACCTTGGTGGTGACATGTTACTGGCCACACACCCTGACCAGCACTATGAGAGTGCATGACACCATTAGAACCCACTGGGTCTCTGCACAGCAGCTCACAGTGCAG agcACCATTGATGGGGTGGACCTCTAG